One window of the Carnobacterium maltaromaticum DSM 20342 genome contains the following:
- the ilvD gene encoding dihydroxy-acid dehydratase, whose translation MRSDTIKKGVEQAPARSLLHATGQIKSSGDMDKPFIAICNSYIDIVPGHVHLRELADIAKEAIREAGGIPFEFNTIGVDDGIAMGHIGMRYSLPSREVIADAAETVINAHWFDGVFYIPNCDKITPGMLLAAVRTNVPGIFCSGGPMKAGLSATGKALTLSSMFEAVGTFKEGKMTQEEFLDMEANACPTCGSCAGMFTANSMNCLMEVLGLAVPYNGTALAVSDERRELIRQSAFHLMDLVKNDIKPRDIITKDAIDDAFALDMAMGGSTNTVLHTLALAHEAGIDYELERINDIAARVPYLSKIAPSSSYSMHDVHEAGGVPAIINELIKVGNAIHPDRITVTGKTLRENNEDKEILNKDVIHPKENAFSPVGGLSMLFGNIAPKGATIKVGGVDPSVKVFEGEAICFSTHDEAVAAIDDHRVTRGHVVVIRYEGPKGGPGMPEMLAPTSSIVGRGLGKEVALITDGRFSGATRGIAVGHISPEAAAGGPIALIQDGDRITIDLPNRTINVNVSDEVLEERRTHLPRFKAKVRTGYLARYAALVTSAHTGGVLKIPDELLD comes from the coding sequence ATGCGAAGTGATACGATAAAAAAAGGAGTCGAACAGGCTCCAGCAAGAAGTTTGTTACATGCAACTGGTCAAATAAAAAGTTCCGGAGATATGGATAAGCCGTTTATTGCAATCTGTAATTCTTATATTGATATTGTTCCTGGGCACGTACATTTACGTGAGTTAGCTGACATTGCCAAGGAAGCGATTCGTGAAGCTGGCGGAATTCCTTTTGAATTTAACACAATTGGGGTTGATGATGGCATTGCGATGGGCCATATTGGAATGCGTTATTCTTTACCAAGTCGTGAAGTTATTGCAGATGCAGCTGAAACCGTTATTAATGCTCATTGGTTTGATGGCGTATTTTATATTCCCAACTGTGACAAAATCACGCCAGGCATGCTATTAGCAGCTGTGCGTACGAATGTTCCAGGCATTTTTTGTTCAGGGGGTCCAATGAAAGCGGGGCTTTCGGCAACAGGTAAAGCGTTAACGTTATCCTCCATGTTTGAAGCTGTTGGAACCTTTAAAGAGGGCAAAATGACTCAAGAAGAATTCCTTGATATGGAAGCCAATGCGTGTCCGACTTGTGGTTCATGTGCTGGAATGTTTACGGCAAACTCGATGAACTGTCTGATGGAAGTTTTAGGTTTAGCAGTTCCGTATAACGGTACAGCTCTAGCAGTTTCTGATGAACGTCGTGAGTTAATTCGTCAATCTGCTTTCCATTTAATGGATTTGGTGAAGAACGATATTAAACCACGCGATATCATTACTAAAGATGCGATTGATGATGCTTTTGCTTTAGACATGGCAATGGGAGGTTCGACAAATACTGTCTTACATACCTTGGCCTTGGCGCATGAAGCTGGGATTGACTATGAGTTGGAACGTATCAATGATATTGCAGCTCGTGTTCCTTATTTATCAAAAATTGCTCCATCTTCTTCTTATTCAATGCATGATGTTCATGAAGCTGGTGGTGTACCGGCGATTATCAATGAGTTGATCAAAGTTGGGAATGCGATTCATCCAGACCGGATTACGGTAACTGGAAAAACATTACGTGAAAATAATGAAGACAAAGAAATATTAAATAAAGATGTCATCCATCCTAAGGAAAACGCCTTTAGTCCTGTTGGGGGTCTATCGATGTTATTTGGTAATATTGCTCCTAAAGGTGCGACTATTAAAGTTGGTGGTGTCGATCCTTCTGTTAAAGTTTTTGAAGGAGAAGCGATTTGTTTTAGTACACATGATGAGGCGGTTGCAGCGATTGACGATCATAGAGTGACAAGGGGACATGTTGTTGTGATTCGTTATGAAGGACCAAAAGGCGGACCAGGAATGCCAGAAATGTTAGCACCGACTTCTTCTATAGTAGGAAGAGGTTTAGGTAAAGAGGTAGCGTTAATTACTGATGGGCGCTTCTCAGGTGCAACACGTGGGATTGCGGTTGGGCATATTTCTCCAGAAGCAGCAGCAGGAGGTCCAATTGCGTTAATTCAAGATGGTGATCGGATTACGATTGATTTACCAAATCGGACAATCAATGTAAATGTTAGTGATGAGGTATTGGAAGAACGCAGAACTCATTTGCCACGCTTTAAAGCGAAGGTTAGAACGGGTTATCTGGCTCGTTATGCTGCCTTAGTAACTTCTGCGCATACAGGCGGGGTCTTGAAGATTCCAGATGAATTGTTAGATTAA
- the ilvB gene encoding biosynthetic-type acetolactate synthase large subunit: MTNETKMKTGAQLLVDALEKQEVEMIFGYPGGAVLPLYDAFYDSDIPHILTRHEQGAVHAAEGYARVTGKPGVVVVTSGPGATNALTGIADAMSDSIPLVVFTGQVHRPGIGKDAFQEADMIGLTTPITKYNYQVRDAKELPRIINEAFHIATTGRKGPVVIDIPKDVGIMQVAESSPAIIDLPGYTTSYPVDMKQIESVMAALAKAEKPLILAGAGINHAGAGLELLEFSERYQIPIVNTLLGLGSFPYHHPLFTGMGGMHGSYTANMSLTECDLLINFGSRFDDRLASCPKEFAPEAFIVHVDIDPSELGKVIKTDIPIAGDVKEILNYLLQQPLLEKADTSEWQELTQARKKRYPFGYKESDEEIKPQKVIELIGEITHGEALVATDVGQHQMWTAQYYPYKNRYQIVTSGGLGTMGFGFPAAIGAQLAFPDKTVVCIVGDGGFQMTNQELSIIHEYNLNVKTVILNNGVLGMVHQWQQKFHGARFSHSEFDSQPDFVKLSEAYGVKAISLSDPATLKADLTAAFNEPGAIVIDVHISPDEVVLPMIPSGQPNHAMEGVE, encoded by the coding sequence ATGACGAATGAAACGAAGATGAAAACTGGTGCGCAGTTATTAGTCGATGCCTTGGAAAAGCAAGAAGTTGAGATGATATTTGGATATCCTGGTGGAGCAGTTTTGCCTTTATATGATGCGTTCTATGATTCGGATATTCCGCATATTCTAACTCGTCATGAACAAGGTGCTGTTCATGCAGCAGAAGGGTATGCTCGAGTAACAGGGAAACCTGGTGTTGTCGTTGTAACTAGCGGTCCTGGTGCTACCAATGCATTGACAGGTATTGCGGATGCAATGAGTGACTCAATTCCTTTGGTAGTATTTACCGGTCAAGTACATAGACCTGGAATTGGGAAGGATGCTTTTCAAGAAGCAGATATGATTGGTCTGACCACTCCAATTACCAAATACAATTACCAAGTTCGGGATGCTAAAGAATTGCCGCGTATTATTAATGAAGCTTTTCATATTGCTACGACGGGGCGGAAAGGTCCAGTTGTGATTGATATTCCTAAAGATGTTGGGATTATGCAAGTAGCAGAAAGTAGTCCCGCAATTATTGATTTACCTGGATATACAACAAGCTATCCAGTTGATATGAAACAAATTGAAAGTGTGATGGCTGCGCTAGCTAAAGCTGAAAAACCATTAATTTTAGCTGGAGCGGGTATCAATCATGCAGGAGCCGGTTTAGAATTATTAGAATTTTCAGAACGTTATCAAATTCCAATTGTAAATACGTTGTTGGGACTGGGTAGTTTTCCGTATCATCATCCATTATTTACGGGAATGGGTGGGATGCATGGTTCTTATACAGCTAATATGAGTTTGACAGAATGTGATTTACTAATTAATTTTGGTTCACGCTTTGATGATCGTTTAGCCAGTTGTCCAAAAGAATTTGCCCCAGAAGCTTTTATCGTACATGTCGATATTGATCCTTCTGAGCTTGGAAAAGTTATTAAAACCGATATTCCAATTGCCGGCGATGTTAAAGAAATCTTGAATTACTTGTTGCAACAGCCTTTGCTAGAAAAGGCCGATACAAGTGAGTGGCAGGAGTTAACTCAAGCACGTAAAAAACGGTATCCATTTGGATATAAAGAGTCTGATGAAGAGATAAAGCCACAAAAGGTCATTGAACTAATTGGCGAAATTACTCATGGTGAAGCCTTAGTCGCAACAGACGTTGGGCAACATCAAATGTGGACTGCGCAATATTATCCTTATAAAAATCGCTATCAAATTGTCACAAGTGGTGGTTTAGGCACGATGGGATTTGGTTTCCCAGCAGCAATTGGAGCTCAGTTGGCTTTTCCAGATAAGACCGTTGTTTGTATTGTAGGTGATGGCGGTTTTCAAATGACCAATCAAGAGTTGTCGATTATTCACGAATATAATTTGAATGTGAAGACAGTTATTTTGAACAATGGTGTTTTGGGAATGGTTCATCAGTGGCAACAAAAATTTCATGGAGCCCGTTTTTCTCATTCAGAGTTCGATAGTCAACCAGATTTTGTTAAATTGTCAGAAGCTTATGGAGTCAAAGCCATTTCATTAAGTGATCCAGCTACATTAAAGGCTGATTTAACAGCCGCTTTCAATGAACCAGGCGCCATTGTCATTGATGTTCATATTTCTCCAGATGAGGTAGTGCTCCCGATGATTCCATCAGGGCAACCGAATCATGCAATGGAAGGGGTGGAGTAA
- the ilvN gene encoding acetolactate synthase small subunit, with amino-acid sequence MRRVITATVRDATGVMNRFTGVISRRQYNVSSISVGRTIEPEVSRITIVVEIETEEEAQQVIKQLYKQIDVLKVKDITDCPHLERELALIKVDAPLSVRPEINAILEPFRGQIIDVGTDSVVVQVTGTSEKVEGFIDLISPYGILQIARTGVTGFTRSPKT; translated from the coding sequence ATGCGCAGAGTTATTACCGCTACAGTTCGCGATGCAACTGGCGTTATGAACCGATTTACAGGAGTGATTTCTCGTCGGCAATATAATGTTTCCAGTATATCTGTTGGGCGAACGATTGAACCTGAAGTTTCGCGAATTACGATTGTTGTAGAGATCGAAACGGAGGAGGAAGCTCAACAAGTTATCAAGCAATTGTATAAGCAAATTGATGTTTTAAAAGTCAAAGATATCACAGATTGCCCGCATTTGGAACGAGAGTTGGCGTTAATTAAAGTGGATGCTCCGCTTTCTGTTCGGCCGGAAATCAATGCTATTTTGGAACCTTTTAGAGGCCAGATTATTGATGTTGGAACAGATAGTGTTGTTGTTCAAGTAACGGGCACTAGTGAAAAGGTGGAGGGGTTTATTGATCTGATTTCTCCATATGGGATTCTTCAAATTGCTCGAACAGGCGTGACTGGCTTCACGAGAAGTCCTAAAACATAG
- the ilvC gene encoding ketol-acid reductoisomerase — protein sequence MIDHIKNKKIRRYTHMTKVYYDNTVTEDALKDKKIAVVGYGSQGHAHSQNLRDNGYDVVIGIREGKSAEAAREDGFTVLSVADAAKQSDVIMVLLPDETQGTIYENEIAPYLEAGNSLVFAHGFNIHFDVIAPPENVDVFLVAPKGPGHLVRRTFVEGAAVPALFAVYQDATGKARDLALSYAKGIGATRAGVLETSFKEETETDLFGEQAVLCGGVTSLIQAGFETLTEAGYQPEVAYFEVLHEMKLIVDLMYEGGMGKMRHSISNTAEYGDYVSGPRVITADTKAAMKEVLTDIQTGAFAKAFVDDNKNEFKEFKQMRASQQGHQIEEVGARLREMMPFVKPNN from the coding sequence ATGATTGACCATATAAAAAACAAAAAAATTCGGAGGTACACACACATGACAAAAGTATATTATGACAATACAGTAACAGAGGACGCTTTAAAGGATAAGAAAATTGCAGTTGTTGGTTATGGTTCGCAGGGGCATGCCCATTCACAAAACTTACGTGACAATGGCTATGATGTTGTTATCGGTATTCGTGAAGGTAAATCGGCAGAAGCAGCACGTGAAGATGGGTTTACGGTCTTGTCTGTTGCTGATGCGGCTAAACAAAGTGATGTAATCATGGTTCTTTTACCAGATGAAACGCAAGGTACAATTTATGAGAATGAGATTGCTCCTTATTTAGAAGCTGGCAATTCATTAGTTTTCGCTCATGGCTTTAATATCCATTTTGACGTAATTGCTCCACCCGAAAATGTGGATGTTTTCTTAGTTGCACCAAAAGGTCCTGGTCATTTAGTTCGTCGTACTTTTGTTGAAGGAGCAGCAGTACCAGCTTTATTCGCTGTTTACCAAGATGCAACTGGCAAAGCTCGTGATTTAGCATTATCTTATGCAAAAGGTATTGGTGCTACTCGTGCCGGCGTATTAGAAACTAGCTTTAAAGAAGAGACAGAAACGGATTTATTCGGTGAGCAAGCTGTCTTATGTGGTGGAGTAACAAGTTTGATTCAAGCTGGTTTTGAAACGTTAACAGAAGCAGGATATCAACCAGAAGTTGCTTACTTTGAAGTGTTACATGAAATGAAATTAATTGTTGATTTAATGTATGAGGGTGGAATGGGTAAAATGCGTCACTCGATTTCGAATACGGCTGAATATGGGGATTATGTTTCAGGTCCACGCGTGATTACAGCTGATACTAAAGCGGCAATGAAAGAAGTATTAACAGACATTCAAACTGGAGCATTTGCCAAAGCCTTTGTTGATGATAATAAAAATGAATTTAAAGAATTTAAACAAATGCGTGCTAGCCAACAAGGACATCAAATTGAAGAAGTTGGCGCAAGACTACGCGAAATGATGCCATTTGTAAAACCGAATAATTAA
- a CDS encoding 2-isopropylmalate synthase produces MSYIQFFDTTLRDGEQTPGVNFNQKEKIQIALQLENWGVDVIEAGFPISSTGDFESVQKIANTLKKATVCGLARCVEADIDCAYEALKGAVSPQVHIFLATSPVHLEYKLKMTQEEVLESIAHHVAYARTKFEKVQFSPEDATRTPIDFLTKAVQTAIDAGATIINIPDTVGYTNPTEFGALFRHLRDNIAQFDDVIFSTHCHDDLGMSVANALAAIENGARRVEGTVNGIGERAGNTSLEEVAVALHIRHDYYQAESGITLAETKRTSDLVSRLSGMAIPKNKAVIGANAYAHESGIHQDGVLKNPDTYEIITPALVGVEKNSLPLGKLSGRHAFNTKVEEMGYHLSDEENKIAFKRFKHLADVKKQVTEEDIHAIMLGQVAEDTNYELTHLQLQYVSGGLQGAIVSIAEEKGTAPLEDAATGAGSIEAIYNTIDRIMEASVELTDYRIQAVTKGQDAQAEVHTTVKDGNGRTFHGIGIDFDVLNASAKAYIQASGKAKDQVGKGAN; encoded by the coding sequence ATGAGTTACATTCAATTTTTTGATACAACACTGCGAGATGGTGAACAAACGCCAGGCGTTAATTTTAACCAGAAAGAAAAAATTCAAATCGCCTTACAGTTAGAAAACTGGGGAGTAGATGTGATTGAAGCTGGTTTCCCAATCTCTTCAACGGGAGATTTTGAATCTGTTCAAAAAATCGCAAATACGTTAAAGAAAGCAACGGTCTGCGGTTTAGCTCGCTGCGTTGAAGCGGATATTGATTGTGCTTATGAAGCTCTAAAAGGGGCTGTTTCACCACAAGTACATATCTTTCTAGCAACGAGTCCAGTCCATTTAGAATATAAATTAAAAATGACACAGGAAGAAGTTCTGGAATCTATTGCCCATCATGTTGCTTATGCTCGAACGAAATTCGAAAAAGTGCAATTTTCACCAGAGGATGCGACTCGAACTCCGATTGATTTCTTAACAAAAGCGGTTCAAACGGCAATTGATGCAGGGGCGACAATTATTAATATTCCCGACACGGTGGGCTACACAAATCCGACAGAGTTTGGTGCATTATTCCGTCATCTTCGTGATAATATTGCCCAATTTGATGATGTTATTTTCTCAACTCATTGTCATGATGATCTTGGGATGTCCGTTGCTAATGCTTTGGCAGCAATTGAAAATGGAGCTAGACGTGTGGAGGGAACGGTTAATGGGATTGGTGAGCGTGCTGGAAATACTTCATTAGAAGAAGTCGCAGTTGCCTTGCATATTCGTCATGATTATTACCAGGCTGAGTCAGGAATTACGCTGGCTGAAACAAAACGTACCAGTGATCTAGTCAGTCGTTTGTCAGGAATGGCTATTCCTAAAAACAAAGCGGTTATTGGGGCCAATGCCTATGCCCACGAGTCAGGTATTCATCAAGATGGTGTCTTGAAAAACCCTGATACGTATGAAATTATTACCCCTGCATTAGTAGGCGTAGAAAAAAATTCACTGCCGCTAGGAAAACTTTCTGGGCGACATGCCTTTAATACAAAAGTTGAAGAAATGGGTTATCATCTTAGCGATGAAGAAAATAAAATTGCTTTTAAACGCTTTAAACATTTGGCGGATGTTAAGAAACAAGTTACAGAAGAAGATATTCATGCAATTATGCTAGGTCAAGTTGCTGAAGATACAAACTACGAGTTGACCCATTTGCAATTGCAATATGTTTCAGGTGGTTTACAAGGTGCGATTGTCAGTATTGCGGAAGAAAAGGGTACGGCTCCTTTAGAGGATGCAGCGACAGGCGCAGGTAGTATTGAGGCGATTTATAACACGATTGACCGGATTATGGAAGCTAGTGTTGAGTTAACAGATTACCGAATTCAAGCAGTAACAAAAGGACAAGATGCTCAGGCGGAAGTTCATACGACAGTTAAAGATGGAAATGGACGGACATTTCATGGAATCGGGATTGATTTTGATGTTTTAAACGCATCGGCTAAAGCTTATATTCAAGCGAGTGGAAAAGCCAAAGATCAGGTGGGAAAAGGAGCGAACTAA
- the leuB gene encoding 3-isopropylmalate dehydrogenase, producing the protein MEYKITALPGDGIGPEIMESGLSVLKAIEEVFGHQFQVTKRPFGGAGIDAEGDPLSDKTLNACKESEAILLSAIGGPKWQKASKTPEMGLLQLRKALGLYANIRPIQVPTSIAHLSPLKAEIVSGSDFVVVRELTGGIYFGEPKHWNDEEALDSLVYTREEIRRICVQAFEIAQGRKKKVTSVDKANVLSSSKLWRKVVAEVAQDYPDVTLEHLYVDAAAMLIIQKPTTFDVIVTENLFGDILSDEASVITGSLGMLPSASHGIEGPSVYEPIHGSAPDIAGKNCANPMSMILSVAMMLRESFSLISEAAAIEVASNTVMEAGILTTDLGGTATTTEFTEAVRKQIIEGGRR; encoded by the coding sequence ATGGAATATAAAATTACAGCGTTACCTGGAGATGGGATTGGACCCGAAATTATGGAAAGTGGCTTGAGTGTTTTAAAAGCTATTGAAGAGGTCTTTGGGCATCAATTCCAAGTGACGAAGCGCCCGTTTGGTGGTGCTGGGATTGATGCGGAAGGCGATCCATTATCAGACAAAACGTTAAATGCTTGTAAGGAGTCTGAAGCTATTTTATTAAGTGCAATTGGCGGTCCTAAATGGCAAAAAGCTAGTAAGACACCTGAAATGGGTCTATTACAGTTACGTAAAGCCTTGGGTCTTTATGCAAATATTCGTCCGATTCAAGTCCCAACTAGTATTGCACATCTGTCACCATTAAAGGCGGAAATTGTTAGTGGCAGTGACTTTGTTGTGGTACGTGAATTGACTGGTGGAATTTATTTTGGTGAGCCAAAGCACTGGAATGATGAGGAAGCGTTGGATTCGTTAGTCTATACGCGCGAAGAAATTCGTCGTATTTGTGTTCAAGCTTTTGAAATTGCACAAGGACGTAAGAAAAAAGTGACATCTGTTGATAAAGCAAACGTCCTTTCTTCAAGCAAATTATGGCGCAAAGTTGTAGCAGAAGTGGCGCAAGATTACCCTGACGTTACTTTGGAGCATCTATATGTCGATGCCGCTGCGATGCTGATTATTCAAAAACCGACAACTTTTGATGTGATTGTGACGGAGAATCTGTTTGGCGATATTCTAAGTGATGAAGCGTCTGTTATTACAGGATCGCTAGGTATGTTGCCATCAGCCAGTCACGGCATTGAAGGCCCATCTGTCTATGAGCCGATTCATGGTTCAGCACCAGATATTGCTGGAAAAAATTGTGCCAATCCAATGTCCATGATTTTATCTGTAGCAATGATGTTAAGAGAAAGTTTTTCTTTAATTTCAGAAGCAGCAGCGATTGAGGTGGCTAGTAATACGGTGATGGAGGCAGGAATTCTAACAACGGATTTAGGTGGAACAGCGACAACGACTGAATTTACTGAAGCCGTTCGCAAACAAATAATTGAAGGAGGTCGAAGATAA
- the leuC gene encoding 3-isopropylmalate dehydratase large subunit, whose translation MGKTMFDKLWDRHVIYGEVGEPQLLYVDLHLIHEVTSPQGFEGLRVEGRTVRRPDKTYGTLDHNVPTEDIFNIQDLVAKKQIEALQKNCAEFGITLADNGSENQGIVHMVGPETGLTQPGKVIVCGDSHTATHGAFGSIGFGIGSSEVEHVLATQSIWQQKPKTMGIEIVGELPPGVYSKDIILHLIATYGVAFGTGYAVEYYGETVRNMTMEERMTICNMAIEGGAKMGMMAPDETTFEYIRGRAYAPKNFEKAVADWKTLPSDPDALYDLDIKVDVSELAPYVTWGTNPEMGVPFTENFPAIENMNHERAYRYMGLEPGQKASEIELGYVFIGSCTNGRLSDLKEAARFVAGQKVKAGIRAMVVPGSRQVKLAAEKIGLDQVFKDAGFEWREPGCSMCLGMNPDQVPDGVHCASTSNRNFEGRQGKGARTHLVSPAMAAAAAIHGHFIDIRQEVEIYGSH comes from the coding sequence ATGGGAAAAACAATGTTTGATAAATTGTGGGATCGTCATGTTATTTATGGAGAAGTTGGTGAACCGCAATTATTATACGTAGATTTACATTTGATTCATGAAGTGACCTCTCCTCAAGGTTTTGAGGGTTTGCGAGTAGAAGGCAGAACCGTTAGACGTCCCGATAAAACTTATGGAACGTTAGATCATAATGTCCCAACAGAGGATATTTTCAATATCCAAGATTTAGTTGCGAAGAAGCAAATTGAAGCTTTGCAAAAAAATTGTGCTGAATTTGGGATCACATTAGCCGATAACGGGAGTGAAAATCAAGGGATTGTGCATATGGTTGGTCCTGAAACAGGCTTAACTCAACCGGGGAAAGTGATTGTTTGTGGCGATTCTCATACGGCGACTCACGGTGCTTTTGGTTCAATTGGCTTTGGAATTGGGAGTAGTGAGGTGGAACATGTATTAGCTACGCAATCTATTTGGCAACAAAAACCAAAAACAATGGGGATTGAAATTGTGGGAGAACTGCCACCAGGCGTGTATTCTAAAGATATTATTTTGCATTTAATTGCTACTTATGGTGTGGCTTTTGGAACCGGTTATGCAGTGGAGTATTATGGCGAAACAGTGCGCAATATGACGATGGAAGAGCGAATGACTATTTGTAATATGGCGATTGAAGGCGGAGCTAAGATGGGTATGATGGCTCCTGATGAAACAACCTTTGAGTACATTCGTGGTCGTGCATATGCTCCTAAGAATTTTGAAAAAGCAGTAGCAGATTGGAAAACATTACCTAGTGATCCAGATGCACTTTATGATTTAGATATTAAAGTAGATGTCTCTGAATTAGCACCTTACGTAACTTGGGGAACCAATCCAGAAATGGGGGTGCCTTTTACTGAGAATTTTCCAGCCATTGAAAATATGAATCATGAGCGTGCTTATCGCTATATGGGATTAGAGCCTGGTCAAAAAGCCAGTGAAATTGAGTTGGGTTATGTCTTTATCGGTTCTTGTACGAATGGTCGTTTGTCAGACTTGAAAGAAGCGGCTCGTTTTGTAGCTGGACAAAAAGTCAAAGCGGGCATTCGAGCGATGGTTGTACCGGGATCTAGACAAGTTAAGCTGGCTGCTGAAAAAATTGGGTTAGATCAAGTTTTTAAAGATGCTGGTTTTGAATGGCGTGAACCCGGCTGTTCTATGTGTTTGGGTATGAATCCAGACCAAGTTCCAGACGGCGTTCATTGCGCATCAACATCGAATCGAAACTTTGAAGGGCGCCAAGGTAAGGGAGCTAGAACACATCTAGTTAGTCCAGCAATGGCAGCAGCTGCAGCAATCCATGGACATTTCATTGATATTAGACAGGAGGTAGAAATTTATGGAAGCCATTAA
- the leuD gene encoding 3-isopropylmalate dehydratase small subunit has product MEAIKVHEGQIVALMNDNIDTDQIIPKAFLKRIEKTGFGEFLFDEWRYLPDRSLNPDFSLNDPKRQEATILITGENFGCGSSREHAAWALLDYRFRVIIAGGYSDIFYMNCTKNGVLPIHLPKDVREKLAALTPEQRVTIDLPNQLVKSPVGDYPFDIDQVWKHKFIHGLDDIGITLGSHQDALQGYEDKYDQQYN; this is encoded by the coding sequence ATGGAAGCCATTAAAGTTCACGAAGGGCAAATCGTTGCGTTGATGAATGATAATATTGATACGGATCAAATTATTCCTAAGGCCTTTTTGAAACGAATTGAAAAGACTGGGTTTGGTGAGTTTTTATTTGATGAATGGCGCTATTTACCAGATCGTTCTTTAAATCCCGATTTTTCATTAAATGATCCTAAGCGTCAAGAGGCAACTATTTTGATTACTGGCGAGAATTTTGGCTGTGGGTCTTCAAGGGAACACGCGGCGTGGGCTTTGTTAGATTATCGTTTTAGGGTAATTATTGCTGGCGGATATAGTGATATTTTTTATATGAACTGTACAAAAAATGGCGTTTTGCCCATTCATTTGCCTAAGGATGTTCGAGAGAAGTTAGCAGCTTTGACACCGGAGCAAAGGGTAACGATAGATTTGCCGAATCAGCTTGTTAAAAGTCCAGTTGGCGATTATCCATTTGACATTGATCAAGTTTGGAAACATAAATTTATTCATGGCTTAGATGATATTGGAATTACTTTGGGAAGCCATCAGGACGCGTTACAGGGCTATGAAGATAAATACGATCAACAATATAACTAA
- the ilvA gene encoding threonine ammonia-lyase IlvA: MSKNKLVTKEDVLKAREVLRSVVKETPLEKDLYLSEKYQCTVYLKREDLQWVRSFKLRGAYYAISQLNELQLAQGVTCASAGNHAQGVAFTCAKLGISATIFMPTTTPQQKQNQVKFFGKDKVEIVLIGDTFDECSKEALAFSEKMGSAFIHPFEDPDTIAGQGTIAVEVFEELAREEAQADYLFAAIGGGGLVSGLLSYTTAVSPETKVIGVEPSGAASMALSLDAGEVLSLDTIDKFVDGASVGKVGGLNYQHCVEMVHDVIDVEEGLVCSTILDMYTKQAIVAEPAGALSVAALEPYREEIKGKTVVCIISGGNNDINRMQEIEERSLLFEGLKLYFLVNFPQRPGALKEFVSDVLGPDDDITKFEYTKKVNRNSGPVIIGILLKYKEDSVSLIERLSQFDPTYISINDNQMLYTLLV; this comes from the coding sequence GTGAGCAAAAATAAGTTAGTAACGAAGGAAGATGTGCTAAAGGCACGAGAAGTTTTGCGCTCTGTCGTAAAAGAGACGCCTTTAGAAAAAGATTTATACTTATCGGAAAAATATCAGTGTACAGTGTATTTAAAACGTGAGGATTTACAGTGGGTCCGCTCCTTTAAGTTACGTGGTGCCTATTATGCTATTTCACAGTTAAATGAGTTGCAATTAGCGCAAGGTGTTACTTGTGCTAGTGCAGGGAATCATGCCCAGGGAGTGGCTTTTACGTGTGCTAAATTGGGTATTTCGGCAACTATTTTTATGCCGACAACAACGCCTCAACAAAAGCAAAATCAAGTCAAGTTTTTTGGTAAAGACAAGGTTGAAATTGTGTTAATTGGAGACACTTTTGATGAATGTTCAAAAGAAGCGCTAGCCTTTTCGGAAAAAATGGGCTCAGCTTTTATCCATCCTTTTGAAGATCCAGATACAATTGCTGGACAGGGGACGATTGCAGTTGAAGTATTTGAGGAGTTAGCTCGAGAAGAGGCGCAGGCTGATTATTTATTTGCGGCAATCGGCGGTGGTGGTCTAGTTTCAGGCTTGTTAAGTTATACGACAGCAGTTAGTCCAGAAACAAAAGTGATTGGTGTTGAACCTAGTGGAGCAGCTTCAATGGCTTTGTCTTTAGATGCAGGTGAAGTCCTTTCTTTAGACACGATTGATAAGTTTGTTGACGGAGCATCCGTAGGAAAAGTTGGTGGTTTAAATTATCAGCATTGTGTGGAGATGGTGCATGATGTGATTGATGTTGAAGAAGGTTTGGTCTGTTCGACAATTTTAGATATGTATACAAAGCAAGCAATTGTGGCGGAACCAGCTGGCGCATTATCAGTGGCTGCTTTGGAACCTTATCGCGAGGAAATCAAAGGGAAAACCGTTGTATGTATTATCAGTGGTGGCAATAATGATATCAATCGCATGCAAGAAATTGAAGAGCGATCGTTGTTATTTGAAGGCTTGAAGCTGTATTTTCTAGTCAACTTTCCACAACGTCCAGGCGCATTGAAAGAATTTGTTAGTGATGTTTTAGGTCCTGATGATGATATTACGAAGTTTGAATATACTAAAAAAGTAAATCGGAATAGTGGACCAGTTATTATTGGTATTTTACTAAAATACAAAGAGGATTCTGTTAGTTTGATTGAGCGTTTAAGTCAATTTGATCCAACATATATCTCGATTAATGATAATCAGATGTTGTATACGTTGTTGGTATAA